In one window of Chryseobacterium sp. JV274 DNA:
- a CDS encoding TraG family conjugative transposon ATPase, protein MRNSSKAATLESKFPLLAIENDCIISKDADVTICFKVRLPELFTVASAEYEAIHSVWFKVIKTLPDFTIVHKQDWFIKENYNPDLSKDDQSFLSKSFERHFNERPFLNHYCYLFITKTSKERMRMQSNFSSLCKGKLIPKEIKDKEIIGRFLEAVDQLERIMNDSGYIHLERMTEDEIAGTSERSGLLEQYLTLSRETHPSLQDIKLGSEEMRIGNNRISMHTLSDTEDLPGTVSSHSRYEKLSTDRSDCLLSFASPVGLLLSCNHIYNQYLFIDNSDENLRQFEKSARNMHSLARYSRANQINKEWIEKYLNEAHSFGLQSIRAHFNVMSWSDNSAELKQLKNDTGSALALMECRPRHNTTDTATLYWAGIPGNAGDFPSEESFYTFIEPALCFFTEETNYQDSPSPFGIKMADRLTGKPIHLDISDLPMKQGIITNRNKFILGPSGSGKSFFTNHMVRQYYEQGAHVLLVDTGNSYQGLCELIKGKTKGEDGVYFTYTEDNPIAFNPFYTDDGVFDIEKRESIKTLILTLWKRDDEPPTRSEEVALSNAVSGYIERIKTDDQHPSFNGFYEYVKDDYQKVLEQKKVREKDFDIANFLNVLEPYYRGGEYDYLLNSEKQLDLLSKRFIVFEIDAIKDHKILFPIVTIIIMEVFINKMRRLKGVRKLILIEEAWKAIAKEGMAEYIKYLFKTVRKFFGEAIVVTQEVDDIIQSPIVKESIINNSDCKILLDQRKYMNKFDDIQAMLGLTDKEKSQVLSINMNNDPRRLYKEVWIGLGGTHSAVYATEVSTEEYLAYTTEETEKMEVMNLASELDGNVEHAIKRISLSRIKSNRKDN, encoded by the coding sequence ATGAGAAATTCTTCCAAAGCAGCAACCTTGGAAAGCAAATTTCCACTGCTTGCGATTGAAAATGATTGTATCATTTCAAAGGACGCTGATGTGACCATCTGCTTTAAGGTCAGACTCCCCGAACTGTTTACCGTTGCTTCCGCTGAGTATGAAGCCATCCATTCCGTTTGGTTTAAAGTGATTAAAACATTACCGGATTTCACCATTGTTCACAAACAGGACTGGTTTATCAAAGAAAACTACAATCCTGATTTGTCAAAAGACGACCAGAGTTTTCTTTCCAAATCATTTGAAAGACATTTCAATGAGAGACCCTTTTTAAATCATTACTGCTATCTCTTTATAACGAAAACCAGTAAGGAGAGAATGAGGATGCAGAGCAATTTTTCTTCTCTCTGTAAAGGCAAGCTGATTCCAAAAGAGATTAAAGACAAAGAAATCATTGGTCGTTTTCTTGAAGCGGTCGATCAGCTGGAGCGGATAATGAATGATAGTGGTTATATCCATCTGGAAAGGATGACAGAAGATGAGATAGCAGGAACTTCCGAGAGGTCTGGACTACTGGAACAGTATCTGACTCTATCCCGTGAAACCCATCCGTCATTGCAGGACATCAAATTAGGCTCGGAAGAAATGCGGATTGGTAATAACCGGATTAGTATGCACACCTTATCGGATACTGAGGATTTACCAGGCACAGTTTCATCACATAGTCGGTATGAGAAGTTAAGCACCGACCGCAGTGATTGTCTTCTTTCATTTGCTTCTCCGGTGGGACTTCTGCTCAGTTGCAATCACATTTATAACCAATATCTGTTCATCGACAACAGTGATGAGAACCTTCGCCAGTTTGAAAAATCTGCAAGGAATATGCACTCTTTAGCCAGATATAGTAGAGCCAATCAGATCAATAAGGAATGGATTGAAAAGTATTTAAATGAAGCACATTCTTTCGGGTTACAATCTATCCGCGCTCATTTTAATGTGATGTCATGGTCTGATAATTCTGCTGAGCTCAAACAATTAAAAAATGATACGGGTAGTGCGCTAGCCTTAATGGAATGTAGGCCCCGTCATAATACGACAGATACAGCAACATTATATTGGGCTGGAATTCCCGGTAATGCAGGAGATTTTCCTAGTGAAGAAAGCTTTTACACATTTATTGAACCTGCTTTGTGTTTTTTCACAGAAGAGACCAACTACCAGGATTCACCATCACCTTTTGGGATCAAAATGGCTGACCGCCTAACGGGAAAGCCTATTCATCTGGATATTTCAGATCTGCCGATGAAACAGGGGATTATCACCAATAGAAATAAATTTATCCTCGGACCATCGGGCAGTGGTAAATCATTCTTCACCAACCATATGGTGCGACAGTATTATGAGCAGGGAGCGCATGTCCTTCTTGTAGATACCGGAAATTCCTATCAGGGATTATGTGAACTCATTAAAGGAAAGACCAAAGGAGAGGACGGGGTTTATTTCACTTATACCGAGGACAATCCTATCGCTTTCAATCCATTCTATACTGATGACGGCGTTTTTGACATTGAAAAAAGGGAGAGTATAAAAACCTTGATTCTGACTCTTTGGAAAAGAGACGATGAACCACCAACCCGTTCAGAGGAAGTGGCACTCTCCAATGCAGTCAGCGGATATATCGAAAGAATTAAAACCGATGACCAGCATCCTTCTTTCAATGGATTCTATGAGTACGTCAAAGATGACTATCAGAAAGTATTGGAGCAAAAGAAAGTCAGGGAAAAAGACTTTGATATTGCCAACTTTCTCAATGTGCTGGAACCTTACTATAGAGGAGGAGAGTATGACTATCTGCTCAATTCAGAGAAACAGCTGGACTTATTATCCAAGCGTTTTATTGTCTTTGAAATCGATGCCATTAAAGATCATAAGATTCTGTTCCCTATTGTGACCATTATCATAATGGAAGTCTTCATCAATAAGATGCGAAGACTCAAAGGAGTCAGAAAACTCATCCTCATCGAAGAAGCCTGGAAAGCCATTGCCAAGGAGGGGATGGCTGAGTATATCAAGTACCTGTTCAAGACCGTCAGGAAATTCTTCGGAGAAGCCATTGTAGTAACTCAGGAAGTCGATGATATCATTCAGTCACCGATTGTGAAAGAAAGTATCATTAATAATTCGGATTGTAAGATTCTTCTTGACCAAAGGAAGTATATGAACAAGTTCGATGATATTCAGGCGATGCTGGGATTGACTGATAAAGAAAAGTCCCAGGTGCTGTCGATCAATATGAACAACGATCCGAGAAGGCTGTACAAGGAAGTCTGGATTGGACTGGGTGGAACGCACTCTGCAGTCTATGCCACTGAAGTTTCAACAGAAGAATATCTGGCATATACTACAGAAGAAACGGAAAAGATGGAAGTGATGAATCTTGCATCAGAACTTGATGGGAATGTCGAACATGCCATCAAGAGGATTTCTCTTAGTAGAATCAAATCGAATAGAAAAGACAATTAA
- a CDS encoding DUF4141 domain-containing protein: MVAFFAAITYTKAQFVVTDPANLASGILNSANEIVQTSSTVSNVVKNFNEVKKVYEQGKEYYDQLKAINNLVKDARKVQQTVLLVGDVSEMYVNNFGKMLNDPNFNAQELASIANGYSALLTESTELLKELKEIITSNGLSLNDKERMDVVDRVYKEVKAYHNLVRYYTNKNISVSYLRAKKQNNTQRVLDLYGTSNQKYW; encoded by the coding sequence ATGGTAGCATTTTTTGCTGCCATAACCTATACAAAAGCACAATTTGTCGTAACAGACCCCGCAAACCTGGCTTCGGGAATTTTGAACTCAGCCAATGAAATTGTACAGACTTCATCAACGGTATCTAACGTTGTTAAGAACTTCAATGAAGTTAAGAAAGTGTATGAACAGGGTAAGGAGTATTATGACCAGCTGAAAGCCATTAATAATCTGGTCAAAGATGCCAGAAAGGTTCAGCAGACCGTCCTTTTAGTGGGTGATGTTTCTGAGATGTATGTCAACAATTTCGGAAAGATGCTCAATGATCCCAACTTCAATGCTCAAGAATTAGCGTCGATTGCCAATGGTTATTCTGCACTTCTTACCGAGAGTACAGAGCTATTGAAAGAACTGAAAGAGATCATCACCTCTAACGGTCTTTCTCTGAATGATAAAGAAAGGATGGATGTTGTTGACCGGGTTTATAAAGAGGTTAAAGCTTATCATAATCTTGTACGATACTATACCAATAAGAATATTTCGGTTAGTTATCTGAGAGCTAAAAAGCAGAACAATACCCAAAGGGTGTTAGATCTTTACGGAACCTCTAATCAAAAATACTGGTAA
- the traJ gene encoding conjugative transposon protein TraJ, which produces MEPSNLHEVLRSVYEEMMPMCADMAAVAKGVAGLGALFYVALKVWQSLSRAESIDLFPMLRPFAIGICIMFFTTLVLGSFNGVMSPIVQGSHSMLENQVLDMNELQQKKDLLEREAMLRNPEMAYLISNEEFDKKLEELGWSPSDLVTMSGMYIEREMFAIKKDIRDGFREFLEILFQSAALVIDTIRTFFLIVLSILGPIAFAISVWDGFQTTLTQWLTRYVSVYLWLPVADIFSAILAKIQALILERDIEMLADPTFIPDTSNTVYIIYMVIGIIGYFTVPTVTGWVIQAGGAGNFMRNVNQTATKSGNVAGAAVGSATGNISGRLLK; this is translated from the coding sequence ATGGAACCAAGCAACTTACATGAAGTCCTACGTTCCGTTTATGAGGAAATGATGCCGATGTGCGCTGATATGGCTGCTGTGGCAAAAGGGGTCGCAGGATTAGGCGCTTTATTCTATGTAGCACTAAAAGTCTGGCAGTCATTGAGCCGTGCAGAATCGATTGATTTGTTTCCCATGCTGAGACCTTTTGCCATAGGCATCTGCATTATGTTTTTCACCACATTGGTTTTAGGAAGTTTTAATGGGGTAATGAGTCCCATCGTTCAGGGAAGCCATTCAATGCTGGAGAATCAGGTCTTAGATATGAACGAGCTGCAGCAGAAAAAGGATCTTTTAGAACGAGAAGCGATGCTTAGGAATCCGGAGATGGCTTACCTTATTTCAAACGAAGAATTTGACAAGAAGCTGGAAGAGCTCGGATGGTCACCATCGGATCTGGTCACGATGTCCGGAATGTATATTGAACGAGAAATGTTTGCCATCAAGAAAGATATCAGAGATGGTTTTCGTGAATTTCTTGAAATTCTGTTTCAGTCGGCAGCCTTAGTTATTGATACCATCAGAACCTTCTTTCTGATTGTCCTTTCAATATTAGGACCTATCGCATTTGCCATTTCTGTATGGGATGGTTTCCAAACTACTTTAACTCAATGGTTGACGAGATATGTTAGTGTTTATCTATGGCTTCCTGTTGCTGATATATTCAGTGCCATTCTTGCCAAGATACAGGCTTTGATCTTAGAACGGGATATCGAGATGCTCGCAGATCCCACTTTCATTCCCGATACCTCCAATACGGTATACATCATCTATATGGTGATTGGGATCATAGGTTATTTTACGGTGCCAACGGTGACTGGCTGGGTAATTCAGGCAGGAGGCGCCGGCAATTTCATGCGTAATGTAAACCAAACTGCCACGAAATCAGGTAATGTTGCGGGAGCAGCAGTAGGTTCTGCCACAGGAAATATTTCGGGAAGATTATTAAAATAA
- the traK gene encoding conjugative transposon protein TraK — translation MEFKTLRNIESSFKQIRLFTFVFAVLCFGVVGVVVFKSYQFAEKQRQKIYVLDNGKSLMVALSQDMSINRPVEAREHVRRFHELFFTIAPDKNAIESNVKRAFNLADQSAFNYYKDLQEKGYYNRIISGNIQQRVEVDSVVANFDTYPYDVKTYARQFIIRSSNLTIRNLVTNCSLVNSVRSDSNPQGFIIEKFNVLENRDVETVER, via the coding sequence ATGGAATTTAAAACATTAAGAAATATTGAGAGCAGCTTCAAGCAGATCCGTTTATTTACATTCGTTTTTGCGGTGTTGTGTTTTGGAGTCGTAGGGGTAGTTGTCTTTAAATCCTATCAATTTGCCGAGAAGCAGCGTCAGAAGATCTACGTGCTGGACAACGGCAAATCATTAATGGTCGCGCTATCTCAGGATATGTCGATCAACAGACCTGTGGAAGCAAGAGAGCATGTGAGACGATTTCATGAATTGTTCTTCACCATTGCCCCAGATAAGAATGCTATTGAAAGTAATGTAAAAAGGGCTTTCAATTTGGCTGATCAATCTGCATTCAATTACTATAAAGACCTTCAGGAAAAAGGGTACTATAACAGAATAATTTCCGGTAATATCCAGCAGAGAGTTGAGGTAGATAGTGTCGTTGCCAACTTTGACACTTACCCTTATGATGTTAAAACATACGCACGACAGTTTATAATCAGGTCCAGCAATCTTACCATCAGAAATTTAGTCACTAATTGTTCACTGGTTAATTCTGTACGGTCTGACAGCAATCCTCAGGGATTTATCATTGAAAAATTCAACGTGCTTGAAAATAGAGATGTCGAAACTGTTGAACGCTAA